From a region of the Asterias amurensis chromosome 2, ASM3211899v1 genome:
- the LOC139933985 gene encoding phosducin-like protein — protein MADTFDDRMLGEKGQYYYSSDEESGDDDNDSGDDRQKTVKGASVEAPPPPDMDFSGGGAAKNTGPKGVIEDWRRYKQLETEKRKEREEERSALAKQLALTCRSYLDDEKAKDQQNDEEEEMMMLGFDQEFLKQYREQRMREMMATLKHNRPLFGKVIQLNRETFVDAIDKENQGVAVIIHISSPAVPACDAMNGCLHCLAQEYNHIKFCCIHASDVNLSQNFIQNGLPALQIYKGGALIGNFVRLSDQLGQDFYAGDLETYLQEHSHLPSKEEQEMIRAQNGLQEDSDDSDLELD, from the exons ATGGCAGACACGTTTGATGACCGCATGCTGGGAGAGAAGGGACAATACTACTACAGTAGTGACGAAGAGAGTGGAGATGACGACAATGACAGCGGTGACGACCGACAGAAGACGGTCAAGGGGGCCTCTGTGGAAGCTCCACCACCACCAGATATGGATTTTTCTGGTGGCGGCGctgcaaaaaat ACGGGACCAAAAGGTGTGATAGAAGACTGGAGGAGATACAAGCAGCTGGAGACGGAGAAGAGAAAGGAACGGGAAGAGGAGAGGAGTGCTCTCGCTAAACAGCTCGCTCTTACTTGTCGATCATAT CTTGATGATGAAAAAGCTAAAGACCAACAGAACGATGAGGAGGAGGAGATGATGATGCTTGGCTTCGATCAGGAATTCTTGAAGCAATACAGAGAGCAGAGGATGCGAGAAATGATGGCCACTCTGAAACATAATCG ACCGTTGTTTGGTAAAGTGATCCAGCTTAATCGAGAGACCTTTGTGGATGCCATTGACAAGGAAAACCAAGGTGTAGCAGTCATCATTCACATCAGCTCTCCG GCAGTACCAGCATGTGATGCCATGAATGGTTGTCTTCATTGCCTAGCTCAAGAGTATAACCACATCAAGTTTTGCTGCATACATGCGTCAGACGTCAACCTTAGTCAGAACTTT ATCCAAAATGGCCTCCCAGCTTTGCAAATCTACAAGGGTGGTGCTCTGATCGGCAACTTTGTAAGATTGTCCGACCAGCTCGGTCAAGACTTTTATGCTGGCGACCTGGAGACATACCTGCAAGA GCACAGTCACCTACCAAGCAAAGAAGAGCAAGAAATGATACGAGCCCAGAACGGACTCCAAGAAGACAGTGATGACAGCGACCTCGAACTGGATTGA
- the LOC139933984 gene encoding uncharacterized protein gives MAIHPVPSHQARPCHKSRASPFKSKDQQMDIKVASHKLALQHSVRSQKLDERQLNKFFKSLEDLKIKRILQIDKEVSEQEDVLEKLNYDKQAAKEQKLARRGSSSKSANTESEFSFVLPDHFKRGPRPSLRRGSSNFDLYAFMMRRESDVTPRTKRSNAKTKLAKQSKGSPNCRNNSSLKSSSWEDGPVGSKEAWTEPGHRVVSPGKSEQFVASPSSHFSAAESVSLGSLPPSSPECDSGFPPKRFPTGSGWLDKVGPDDVDKGFRRIPRTRQPKATRGRQQEVGNIHQTRNPRVRETDQAVGQNRTRGETSGLIYDKLSQRIHEPDTDKKGVNLADGNFFANVGLNSNRRRRGGPPARKLKKAVSFLFPAGDESDHGIVADESLGAGIMHKNSLLKDGSGPSAEPVEQQCKEPDCIFHNKAYRRGSRVDDEYTIDDYYRTVRGKPTVSPLFMPADSPRLWSRSRRQAVRPPSPSPSDFLREFDNVEAPKSALTESDSFLSVRRPLKGSNRERMLKDKEENVRTTFKVMRQKMAGQRPLEFNQNYGTPTPNWKILNPLKLRHKINQSNPLHARWGL, from the coding sequence ATGGCCATTCACCCGGTACCCTCTCACCAGGCTCGTCCTTGTCACAAGTCTCGGGCTTCACCGTTCAAATCAAAGGATCAACAAATGGACATTAAAGTAGCCAGTCACAAACTCGCCCTGCAACACTCGGTGCGCTCACAGAAGCTGGACGAACGCCAGCTCAACAAGTTCTTCAAGAGTTTGGAAGATTTGAAAATCAAGAGGATCTTACAGATTGATAAAGAGGTGTCTGAGCAGGAGGACGTCTTGGAGAAACTGAATTATGATAAACAGGCGGCCAAAGAGCAGAAGCTCGCTCGACGAGGTAGCAGTTCAAAGAGTGCCAATACTGAGAGTGAATTTTCATTCGTCTTGCCGGACCATTTCAAGAGAGGCCCACGCCCGTCTTTGAGGCGAGGGTCGAGTAACTTTGACCTGTATGCTTTCATGATGCGACGGGAAAGTGATGTCACACCACGAACTAAAAGGAGTAACGCGAAAACAAAATTAGCGAAACAATCGAAGGGATCACCGAACTGCCGGAACAATTCAAGTTTGAAATCCTCATCTTGGGAAGATGGTCCCGTAGGTTCGAAGGAAGCGTGGACTGAGCCAGGACATCGGGTTGTCTCCCCAGGAAAGTCCGAACAGTTCGTCGCTTCGCCTTCATCCCACTTTAGTGCTGCCGAGAGCGTCAGTCTTGGTAGTTTACCGCCCTCGTCGCCCGAATGCGACAGCGGCTTCCCGCCTAAACGCTTTCCCACTGGCTCTGGTTGGTTGGATAAAGTTGGGCCCGATGACGTCGACAAAGGATTCAGGCGTATTCCGCGTACAAGACAACCGAAGGCAACACGCGGTCGTCAACAAGAGGTTGGAAATATCCACCAAACTAGAAACCCACGAGTAAGAGAAACGGACCAAGCAGTCGGACAAAATCGGACTCGAGGTGAAACAAGTGGTTTGATTTATGACAAACTATCCCAACGCATACACGAACCAGATACTGATAAAAAGGGTGTTAATTTGGCAGACGGTAACTTCTTTGCAAACGTGGGGCTCAACAGCAATCGACGAAGGCGTGGTGGTCCCCCGGCTAGAAAACTTAAAAAAGCAGTTTCGTTTCTGTTTCCTGCTGGTGACGAAAGCGACCATGGAATTGTTGCGGATGAAAGTCTAGGTGCCGGAATCATGCATAAGAACAGCCTGCTGAAAGACGGATCAGGACCATCGGCGGAACCGGTAGAGCAGCAATGCAAGGAACCAGACTGTATCTTCCACAATAAAGCATACAGACGGGGGAGTCGTGTCGACGACGAATACACCATTGATGATTACTACCGGACGGTAAGAGGTAAACCTACCGTATCTCCACTGTTCATGCCGGCGGACAGCCCCCGCTTGTGGAGCCGTAGTCGACGGCAAGCTGTCCGCCCGCCGTCGCCAAGCCCCTCGGACTTCCTCCGTGAATTCGATAACGTGGAAGCACCCAAATCCGCCTTGACAGAGTCCGATAGTTTCCTGTCGGTTAGGCGACCGCTGAAGGGCTCAAATCGAGAGAGAATGTTAAAAGACAAAGAGGAAAACGTCCGGACAACATTCAAAGTTATGAGACAGAAAATGGCCGGACAAAGACCACTGGAATTTAACCAAAATTACGGAACGCCAACTCCTAATTGGAAAATACTCAATCCACTGAAACTTCGCCATAAAATCAACCAGAGTAACCCACTACACGCTAGATGGGGCTTATGA